The Candidatus Methylomirabilota bacterium genome includes the window CGTGGGGCTGGTGGCGGCGGCCCGCGCGGCGGCGGCGGTGGCGGGCCGCGCGGCGCTGGGCCGGGAGGCGGCGGGGGAAACTGGCGCCGGTAACGAAGACCAGGCCCCGGGGCGAGAGTCCTGGGGCCTTTTTCAAGGGATCTTATGCTAATCATATGGTGATGTCGTGAACAAGCCCGGAGTACCCGCGCCGGGGTTCATCAAGCGGATCGGCCCCGTCATCGACGAGCGGCGCGCCGTGGAATTCCGGCCGCTTGAGAGCTCGGAGCTCGTAAACCGTTTGAGCAATCCGCGGCTGCCCTTTGGTTGGACAGTCAACCCTTTCCGCGGCTGCGAGTTCGGCTGTCGATACTGCTATGCCAGGCCGACGCACGGCTATCTGGGTCACACCGACCCTGCCGAGTTCGAGACGCGGATCTACGTGAAGCAGGCCGACGAGGCGAAGCTCCGCTCGCGCTTGAAGCGCGCGCGGGAGAGCGGCGAGGAAGTAGCCATAGGAGCGGCAACGGACCCCTACCAGCCGGCCGAATCGCGCTTCGGGGTCACGCGGCGGGTGCTCGAAAGCGTCGAGCGGGTGCCCGGCCTGCGGGTCGGCATCACCACGAAGTCTCCGGCCATCACGCGCGACATGGACCTGCTCCGGCGGATCGCGGCGGCGGGAGAGCTCGTGGTCAATATCTCGCTCACCTCGCTCGACGCGGCCCTCCTCCGTCGCATCGAACCCCGCGCCCCGCGTCCCGATCTCCGTCTCGGGGCCATGGCGGCGCTGACGGCGGCAGGCGTCCCGGCCCGACTCTTTGCCATGCCGGTGCTGCCGTTCCTGACCGACCGCGCGGTCGCGCTGCGGGCGCTCTTCGCCGCGGCGCGCACCGCCGGAGCGCGAGAGGCCATTTGGAACGTCCTCTTCCTCCGCGGCGAGACCCACGGGTTCTTCCTCGACTTCATCGCTCGCGAGTTTCCCCGGCTCCTGCCGCGGTACCGCGCGCTGTACGCGGGCGGGGCCACGGCGGAGGCCAGCTACCGTGAGCGCGTGGAGGGGATGGCGGCGCGCGTGGCCCTCGAGGCGGGCTTCCCGGGACGGAGCCGGGCGGACCGGATCGCCGCCGAGCGACCCGCCCGGCCGCGTCAGCTGCTACTCGAGTGGTAGCTGGGCCGGGCCCTCGGGTAGGCCCTCGCCCGCGGGGGCGAGGCCATCCTGCTCGATGAGCGGGCGGAATTTCTCGTAGAGATCGTCGAGCTTGGCGAGGTAGTAGGCGGTGTTCTCGTCCGGAGCCGCGGGATTCCATTCGGCGGCGAGCTTGGCCGCCTCGTTGACTTTCACGCGCTTTCCCTCGCCGGCGACGTAATAGGAAACCTGGTCGCCCGCCTGGTACGGCCGCTCCGAGCGAAGCGCCAGCTCGTAGGCGGCCGAGACGTTGCGCTTTCTGTCGCGGAGCTTGTCCTGGTAGCCGGCGGGTGACTCCTGGAGCGTCTCCGTTTTCATGAACTGCTTGACCGGCACGCGGTGGGCCTCAAAGTCCTCCTGCCAGCGCTTGACGAGGGCGGGGATCTCATCGCGTCGCCCCGTCAGCAGCAGCCGGAACATCTCCTCCAGCCACAGGCGTTGGAAGAGCTCGATGCCGCGTGAGCGCAGCCCCGAGCCCTTGACCAGGAGCTTGCCGCGGTGGTCGAGCAGGACGTAGTTCTTCATCTTGTAGGAGAGCATGGCCTCGTAGCGGCCCCCGAGCTCGAGCTGGATGCCGGGCGGCAGCACGCGCTCGAGCTCGGCGATGAGGGTCTCCTCGTCCCTCCCGGCAGGCGGGACGAAGTAGAGGCCGTCGGTGTCCACCTCTATGACCGACGCGCCCAATTCGCCGAGACGCTCCACGAGCGACATGACCAGCGCGCGCCCTTCCCCGGTGACGCGGTTGGCGGCGTCGTAGTCGTTCCAGTGCCCCTGCGAGAAGGCGAGATAGCCGTAGAAGGAGTTGATCAGGATCTTGAAGGTCTGCTGGAGGGCGCCGAGGAGCGTTCGGTCGGCCTCGGCCGGCGCCTCGCGCGCGAGCCGCTTGGCCGCCAGCCGGAACTCGCGGAGATCGCCGAGCAGCTTCGGGAAGACGCCCAGAGTGTCGCGGGCGGGCGCGATCTTCCGCGTCAGCATGAGCGACGGGTAGAGCGAAGTGACGTCGGCGTGGAGCACCGGCCGGGCCACGCCCGTGAGAAGCACCGTCGTGTAGCCTCCGGCCACGGCCTTGCCCGCCGCCGGCGCGGGCACGGCGCGACGCTGGTGCAGGTACTCGCGCATCAGGAGC containing:
- a CDS encoding radical SAM protein, producing MNKPGVPAPGFIKRIGPVIDERRAVEFRPLESSELVNRLSNPRLPFGWTVNPFRGCEFGCRYCYARPTHGYLGHTDPAEFETRIYVKQADEAKLRSRLKRARESGEEVAIGAATDPYQPAESRFGVTRRVLESVERVPGLRVGITTKSPAITRDMDLLRRIAAAGELVVNISLTSLDAALLRRIEPRAPRPDLRLGAMAALTAAGVPARLFAMPVLPFLTDRAVALRALFAAARTAGAREAIWNVLFLRGETHGFFLDFIAREFPRLLPRYRALYAGGATAEASYRERVEGMAARVALEAGFPGRSRADRIAAERPARPRQLLLEW
- a CDS encoding DNA polymerase domain-containing protein codes for the protein MTRLPLPFYDNRLLFGRAGTSGQVAFEAGEEAVRIWSRDGVARVTEEPFRPFLLLADPNLLTGFKGDATIVPLDGDAAYRWLAEFPAWSHCLKARDHAQRVSGRTAGVPDAPYLFLSDPVHQFLLRTGRTSFLGMAFEDVHRMAVDIEVTTAPGFEFPNAARESDRIIAIAIADSAGFTTVLSGALMSEAELLAECGRLIRERDPDVLEGHNIFRFDLEYIEARARRHKVPLAWGRDGSALTGRPSRMQVAERTIAYRRYAVAGRHIVDTWILVQLYDIAARDLESYGLKDVARHFGIAAPERTYLPPEDIPRIFREEPERLMAYARDDVVETLALSGLLSPPYFVQAQALPLSYESVVLRGNATKIDGLLMREYLHQRRAVPAPAAGKAVAGGYTTVLLTGVARPVLHADVTSLYPSLMLTRKIAPARDTLGVFPKLLGDLREFRLAAKRLAREAPAEADRTLLGALQQTFKILINSFYGYLAFSQGHWNDYDAANRVTGEGRALVMSLVERLGELGASVIEVDTDGLYFVPPAGRDEETLIAELERVLPPGIQLELGGRYEAMLSYKMKNYVLLDHRGKLLVKGSGLRSRGIELFQRLWLEEMFRLLLTGRRDEIPALVKRWQEDFEAHRVPVKQFMKTETLQESPAGYQDKLRDRKRNVSAAYELALRSERPYQAGDQVSYYVAGEGKRVKVNEAAKLAAEWNPAAPDENTAYYLAKLDDLYEKFRPLIEQDGLAPAGEGLPEGPAQLPLE